AAGTGCTTGCTGCCTCTGGAGCTGGGGGATTGAATGGAAAAGGACAGGAGAGAAGAACTTGTTCTGAATGTATACAATTGACAAAAAAAATCACGGATAATTTTCTGACTACTACATTTTACTGAAATAAGTTATATACCTcaacttttaaagataaaacaaaaaataagcataatagGTTGAAAGACATGAGCATGATATGCTAAACCTGTAGTGTCGTGAAGCAGGAACACTATAGCATATCTACTGATTCAAGCACACTTTGTGATATACAAAACCTCCCCCTGgtctgccttacttcctctgTTTTCCCCTTGCCATTACAGTTAAAACACCAGCTTCCCCAAGAGAGATAACTGACCAGCCCCATACTGAGTCCTTGCTCCTGTTTCCCACTTAACTTGCACGCTGGATTTTCAGTGGTGAGATAACAGGCATTCTAGTTATCGCAAAATCTCATTGCCCCATGCCCTGTATCTTTTACCAAATACACACTTGATtccagaaaactcaaaataatagaatttacaaaacaaaagctaaataattacctttttaaaatgcaccatttacttaaataggaaaagaaaaaaacactgagatcaggaataagacaaggatgcccccTTTTACCACTTCTAATCAACAATGTCCTGGAAGCCCTACCCACTGCAATaaggcaataaaaacaaaaaccataaacacaaaaagcataaacatcaggaaggaagaaattagACTGTACTTATGTGCAAATAAGATTATTTACATAGAAATGTGACGTGGATCCCAGCACCTGGGGTCCgaggcattgtggatgagacaccaGGCAacttcacatggactactgagtcctgtggaggaaaagggagggtgtggcttctctctcaagaggagagcaccctgacccttgtcttgacaagcttttattgggttcaatttgcacaggaataaagctcatcaatcactgtcaggcagaaatgattaaacaatagataacattcaaagaactctgagggcttattctgagtcagggtcagatagttaaaaggccataaaactttggggaacaaactcacctCCTGCTTAGTCCCttgttatttaaattgagggtattaacaAATTAGGTTTCATAGGATCTTATGTAttccttcttaggcctgatcaccctagggaacctgccctttccagcacagggaggcacccacctccagcattgttttaggcttaagtcaggcaggggaagtaaggcagccaagagattaggagacttctcgaagacagaatgaggactcaggctatgttgaagccgaggggtgagggtccatcaccccctttttctatagccccccccagtccttccctgggggccccccatgatcgtgcctgtcttagagtcatccttccttgaggaatcttacctgtcattggctaaccaatcaagcattgggggccaggtagggtgaagtaaaaggagcagaggcagcgcccctaccagggagataaactttgtttCCTCAATGATTTATagtcccaaggtcactcactcagccttagccatggggttggggggaggggggggaggggttatagctcctgaaaccaggcagggcagttcccaacagaaatGCCCAGGAAATCTACGAACTAATGACTAAAACTAATAAACCATACTTAGCAGGGTCACGGGTTGCAAGGTTCATAAgtaaaaaatcaattgtattcaTACACTCTAataagaaataattgaaaaattaaatttttaaaagtttgttcaCAGTAGCTCCAAAAAACCACAAATGAAATGCTTAAGAAAATATCTAACAAAAGGTATCTAAATCTTctacactgaaaattaaaaagctttgctgaaagaaattagcaaagatctaaatatataaagttcaTATTTCATGGATTGAAactttcaactttaaaaaagaaattttcccCAAAATGATTCCTTAAAGAACACAATACTGATCAAATCCCGGGATGCTTTTTGGTAGAAATTAACAAgcagattctaaaatttatatgaaatgtaaagaaCCTAGACagccaaaacaatctttaaaaagaacaaagctggaaaacttATCCCATCTGATTTCTAGGTTTGCTATCACACGACAATAATGAACACAGTTTGGTacaggcaaaagggaaaaaagacatacaggtcagtgcaggaggagagagggccaAAATATGGACTGGCACGTGTATACATGGTCAACTAATACTCAGCAAAGCTGGTGAAGCAAATTCAttggggaaaagaaagccttttcaacaaatgttgacAAGTTAACTGTATATCCATATGGAAAAAGATGAACATCAAGAATTAACTCACctgtatacaaaaattaacttgaaacaGATCACAAACCTAAATGTAAAGTCGTTTTACAAATCTGTGCAGGAAACCATAGGAGAAAATACAGGTGACcctgaacaacacaggtttaaaCTGCGCAGGTGCAAAAACACACAGattctttcaataaatactgtaaatgtattttgtctTGCTTATGactttcttaataacattttatttctctaccTTACTTTACTGTAAGAAAATAGCATAAaacacatataacatacaaaatatgtgttaatcgaCTATGTTATCAGTAAAGCTTCTAGTCAACAGTAAGTTACCAGTAGTTAAGTTTTGAAGGGGTCAGAAGTTATACTCGGATTTTCAACTGTGTGGAGGAGTTGGCAATCCTAATTCCGTGTTGTCTGAGGGTCAACTGTACCTGTAACCTTGAagtaagcaaagatttcttagccAGAATACAAATGTACAATACAAACATCCACAAGGATGATTAGAATTAAAAAAgtcagataataacaagtgtggtgagaatatggagaaattggaaacttcatacactgctggtgggactatcaaatggtgcagccactgtggaaaacattctTGCAGTTCTTCATATTAAATAGTTACCATAcaacacagcaattccactcctaggtatatgcccaagaaaaataaaaacatattcacataaaaacttgtacatgaatattaaCAGCAGGATTACCTGTAATAGCCCAAaggcagaaacaacccaaatgtccattcaATTGACAAATGGACAAACTAAATGTGGTatagccatacaatggaatattacttggccataaataAGGAATAAAGTACTAACgtatgctacaacatagatgaaccttgaaaacattgtaagtagtcagtcacaaaaggccacatatgatatgattccattcatatgaaatgtccagaacagggaaatctatagagacagaaagattagtggttgtctTAGGACTGGGGGTTGAGGGTAGGagtagagggaaggagggggcaaTGTGAAAGCTATATACAGGGTTTCTTTGAAGTGCTGACAGTGTTCTAAAATTGCCTGTAGTGATAGTTGCACATACATGTGAAAATACTAAAAACCATGAATTATATACTTCATTCAATAAAATTACATGGTATATaaataatatctcaataaaactgtttaaacacacacacacacacacacacacacaacaccttATGCCCACTAGGCTGACTAATAGCAAAGACACCTGACCATACCAAGTGTTAGCAAAGATGTAAAGCCATAAAAAATATCATGCATTTTGCTGGAAGGAATGTGTAAACAGTACGAACACTTTGGAAAGCAGCTTGGCGTcctcttaaaaagttaaacatatacctACTATAACCAGTCATTCTACTGAAGATATCtaccaaacagaagaaaaaatctaACTCCACACAAATAAAATTTGTACATCTTCAAGCCAAGAAACCAATCTCCCAACACCCTAAAAAAATCCATCATGACTACTGGAATTTAGATAATccatatctctttttttaatttatttttagagagagaggaagagaaggagagaaacatgaatgtgtggttgcctctagtgcatccccctacgggggacctggcctgcaacccaggcatgtgccctgactgggaattgaaccgcgaccctttggtttgcaggccggtgctcaatctgctgagccacactagccagggataATCCATATCTTCATCATTGACATTCATGGATTTATAGAATGAGTCTTGATTATCTCCCAACAATAAGTTATTGTCAGAACTATCATATTTTTCCGAAGAAAACAACTGATTCATATACAGCCAAAATCAACTGTGTCCAGAATGCATGGCCCAATGAACTTCTTATCAGTCCCTGAATGGATTCAAGCTGCTGTAGCCTCGAGCACAAGCCAAGCATCCTCATCTCTAAACCACTGTACCATTGTAAGGTCTTCCCAATAGGTCCACTGAGATGTTCTCCTGCCACTTCTATTCCCTAATACTATTCCAGatttactatattttatgttttttcatataaatggtCATACACCTATCTTGCTGAAAATCCGGTAGTCTTCATGGTCTTAAAGAAAACATGCTAGTTCCAGTCCAAGGATCTtccacttctctccctcccacgtATTCTACAAATTAACTTCTATTTACGCTTCTGGACAGTTTAAATTTCCCTGATTGCCAAACTAGATCGAGTTGCCTTGTTACCTCAGCATTATCTCAGCAATTATTTATGTGACAAGGTATTTAAGGTGCCTAAACTATAAAGTCCTGAGAAGAGGGTGTTTTGACAGTATTCATCACCATATTCCCAGAACAATAGATACTCTTCAAAGCTGCCATTCTGAATCCaggtacatttttatttcatgtttataaaaatatttaattcaaagagaataatcttaaaagtaatttttgtaGAGAAAATAACCTTCAGAAATTAACTTTTAACTCATCTCcattattatctatttttattttcattacaatGAATTATTACCTTCAAGATTATTTTTCAAGTAGACTTTACAAAAAGGTTTAACCCATCGGCCACTTTTTTATGTATCATATTTTATGACTACagttttgttaaaataagttttcttttatagCCATAATTTCTACCAAACGCACTTTTGCTAAGTCAAATTTTGAATGCCTGAACATTATCAAGAACTTATCACTCCATTAGACAAACTGGTAGTTGTCATGTGTTATTTAGGTTGTTTTACCCACCTTGATTTTCCCAGGTAAAATTTTCAGGTTTTTAGCATAAACTAAAAAGACAGGATGCTTTGATTAGTTTCTGAATTCTGAAGACTTTGGGGCATGAAATTTTAGccaattttaattcattttcttgttgCATCATTTCTACAAATAGCAGTTACTGTGTATTGAACAAAAGACTGACAATATcgttctgcatttttaaaatttgttcattttttattgggttatccaagagaaaaatgtaattcCTTAGTATTTGCTGTATACTAAGTACTCCCTAAATATTacctaccatcatcatcattttgctctttcccctttcccactTAGTCCATTTTAAATGTAGGACCTGGGATAGGGAAAGGACAGTGAATAAttctaaaaattagaataaaaattggaaattaaaCATATAATGAATATAATCTCTTATATCTACCCTACctgtattacataaaatattgacTAGTTTGCTACATTCCAGACTAACCACCCCTAACAATTTCACaaaaactgtaatttttatttctaaactgGGTTTTGATCTATTTTCCCCTTGACCCTGTAATATACTTCCCAAGTCAGTAACAAAAAAATGATCTACATAAACAAAAGACTTGAAGTCCTAGCACAAGATTCACAGGTAAAGATGCTTTAAACCACACtttgaaaaaacagaaaggaaaaaaaaaaaaagaaaaaacagaaaggaaaagataatgtAGTTTTAATATTGGTGGTAGACATTATACTTTTATGATTCATAAGCACAGTCATGCTAAGGTTGGATGGCTCAACTGTGCACTGCATACTCCCAAGtctttaatattctttctgtCCTTTCAAAAATTCTACATAAACATACTGTTTTCAATTGaacatatgaaattttaaatgtcctATATAATCAAATTCAATAAAGAATGTAAATACTCTTTCAGAGtatcttttagttttaaaattaccaAAACATACCAGAATGTTCACTATGCATTAACATAACTGCAACATAAATTTAAGACTTGAAACATAGGTTTTATTACAGTAAAAATGTACAAACATTAATTCATAAATTCCTTTAAACTGGTAATCATTCATTGTTTACCTAATAAGAGACTGAATGTCAACTAAATACAAGTATCATTCTATATAAAATAAACCTAGAAGATATTTCTTTGCATCAAAGGTCATTTTCAGAATGATACTTTATGAGAATGACAAGGACTATACATTTCATCACATCCCTCAATACCTCTTGTCAAAGCGTATATGCAATGAATGCTAAAGtagaaaaaagtacataaaactACAACATTTCCAAATATCTAAACTGTCTGCCTAGCATTTTCAATCCATTTAAAGATCAAAAAAGTTACTCATCAATTCCAATTCTGACATTCGAATCACGGAAcatgcaaatttttattttaaaaaagaaaccatacacTGTAAATGGAAGTTTAAATGGTATAATCACTTGGGAAAAAATTTAgcagttgtttaaaaaattaaccatatAACTTTCCTAATCCAACATTATGTCCATAGCTAATTTATACAAGAATATTCATAGAACCGTCATAcacaatagccaaaatctggaaaTTGCCCGGAAATACATCAAAAGATAAAccaactgtggtatatttatacaacggacactactcagcaacaaaaagcAATGAACTACTGACAAGATGGATGAACAGGAGTGAATAGTAAAATGTTAAGATGGgtgaaagaacagaaacaagGGGTACGTACTGTATGaagttctagaacaggcaaaGCTTACGATTTTCTAAAAATCAGAACAGTGGTTGCCTAAAGTGCCAGAGGACTGATTAGAAGGGGAAATGAGAAGATTACCCATAGTGAGGATAATGTTCTGAATTTAAGAGGGAGTTAAGCTAAAAAGGTGTAGTCAGCTGTCAAAAATCATCATTGAAGTTTTCTGCATTTCACTGTTTACAaatcttacctttaaaaaaatacatatacaaataaatattgaacTCCAATTTATAACATTCATACTGAAGTGTTTAGAAGTATTCTAATTCTGCAACttgtttgtgttcttttaaaaatgagttgatgggtggatgaatggataaatatatgataaagcaaatacaataaaaaattgcAGAATTTCAGTGATAGACATATGAATGTTTACTGTAAAATACTCCTgactttttctttatgtttgaagACTTTCTTGATCTCTGTAACAGAAGTGAAttcacacataattttaaaacatgaaaacatttaGACTTATACTAACAAAGTCATTTAGACTTATATTAATAAAGTATAAGTCTAATGACCTATACATTTTAGTTTAAATTATTTGGGCTGAATTaggcagtatttttttcttatttactttgcTTTCCACTATTTACAAACcaatgaaaagtaaataatattcaTATTCTAATTACTAGTTTTAATCAAACAAATCAAAATCATATGTAAAGATTTAGCGTAACTGTTAATGATTAACTAGGTTGCGTATTTTAAGCATTTAATCTTTTGTATTAAGTACTGCAACCATATTTCATCtaattattttgaagtatttacaatcaaatttaatatcaaatatttaattgattttgagaATTTGTGGATCTTAATATTTGAAAGATATATTATGATATTTAAACATGGTACACTTGGTATCTACTGTAACACAATcacctgtatatatatatttcaattatatctCATCATTAAAATTTTACCTCAACAGAACTGAATTGTTTTATGACACAAAAAGCAAGTACCCACAAATCAGTACAATGTATTACCttatatttaaaagaacatttaaccACCATCATGAACAGCATAtattaaacacattttatcaCGCTCTAAATTATTCaaacatgtctttttaaaattcaacattaaaaggccacacatgaaaaataattcatattttacaCATTTCTATCTAAGATGCAAAAGGAGAGTGAatccttcaaaaatgaaataataccaAGTTGATGTCTCATTATACATAAAAGTActtgatttgaatattttaagaaatctgCTGGCATCTTAAGAAATGGAAGAGCTTCATTATCTTTTCTAGGATGCCATTATAAATCATACCTAGTTTAGGAAAACAGAAGTTGTAAAAATAATGTACAATTTAAGTTCATATGGGTAAGAAAACATATGGGGAGGTGCTAAAAATAACCTATCCACTATTTAAAGTACTAATATATTGGGTGAAATAGTAATTTgacttagattttcaaatttaatatacTTACACAAAATtagtctacattttaaaaatcaaatcactcTTCCCTATGTCTTCCCAGCACATTTCATAGGTCAATCTCACGGCCCCAAACAGTTCTCCACAGTATGTAGGATGTCTGGTGGCTTTAGTTATATTCCATTAGTACTAGCAGAATTCTCCCTTACACATTCCGCTTAGTAAAAGTTGCCTTCAGTGAAAACTGCTAAGTTGCTAAGTAGtcaaaaaactcaaaaaagtCTGAATgtcaaaaagacaaagaaaaaaatgtttagctCAGAATCTTCCTAAGCTATTACACAAAATGACAATAAGaacctccaaaaaaaaaagtttaacagtCAAATTTTCTTTATACTGGAATTTTCATAAACTATGCTAATTATGGTTGCATGGATGGAAGAGTGGTTATAAAATGGAACAGAATCATAAGCActtaaatttttacaaattaaaattacacaaGACTGATTGGAAAAACTGCTATTGTAAATTCACTGCAATGAGTGAGATACTggggtttaaaaatatataaaaataggctGTTTTATTCTACTCAGTCCCTAAATGTTAATGAATTTGCCCTCTGATACAACTAAAGAAACAACACAATGCTAGAAAAAAATCTGACTGTCACAGACTATGTTTACAACTATTTTATAGACAGCAGAATTTTCAAGGGCAATTTTGTATGTACATTTTTACCTTTGACACTGATTTTAGAACCTAATCACCAAAAAAGATgtatgctgcatttttttttttttagatttttgtttatttttagagtgaggggaagggagggagaaagagaggcagagaaacatcaatgtgtgagagatatacaTTTAACGGTTGCCTCTTACTTGTCCCCACTGggggactgagcccacaacccaggcatgtgtcctgactgggaatcgaaccagcgacctttcagtttgtaggttggcactcaattctctaagtcacaccagccagggcgtatgTTGCACTATTTTGAACCAGAACTCTTTCCTAGCAACATCTCACAGAATTAATGTTCCACAGAACACACTTTGGAAAACTCTGATTTAGCtgcacaaagtcaatattcaaattAAACATTCATCATCAATTCTAAGAAGTAGCACGCTCAGACTGCAATATGAATTACTTTATATGTAGTAATTTGTTTTCAATAACCTCAAAAACTTAAAGCTGACTATTGTAAGAACGCATTTACTGGAACTCTACTATAAAAACATTACCTCAAATTAGAATTATAGAAAATTCATTAGACTCAAAGTCATAGAAGATTAAAGATGATAAAATTGTCAAAAGGATATAGCATAATAAATATTCaaggcatttttataaaatattgaacTCTTAATAGCAGATATAAAATGCCAATGAAATTAAGCATTCAACCTAAAGTAATACCTTAAtagtccattttatttttattatttctatttctacagCCATAACCTAAATTGCAGACTTATTCTCACTACAATGCCCACCCTAAAAGACACTGACTTGGAACTCTAATTTATCTCTCTGTTAATCAAAAGGCATCAATGGCTTCCCACTATACATTCAggtttgatttcttaaaaatagtttttcatgtAATCTATAATCTGGCACCAACCAACTTCCAAATTGATATCCCTTAATTCACCTTTACTCCTTTTCAACAACATTTTTTGAGAATCTAGTATGATTTAGGCACTGAGCTAGGTTCCAAAATACAgggtttattaaaataattgctgGACTCTacctccagagtttctgattcaaaaGGTATAAGTTTACATTTTACACAAGTTCTCAAATGATGCCGATGCTACTGGTCAGGATCTACTCTTGGTGAACCACTGTCCTACTTCAAAGACCACAAACCCGAAGCCCACTGGCTGAATGAGGTCCACTCATGTGTTTTGTCTGTGCAGtgtttcaacatttttaattatttgcaaACATCTTAAAACTGGAAAACTGtcacataaaatacaaatttctggCTTATGCTTGTATGTAAAAATTCTCCTGGAGCTAAACAGTAGCTACCCCATTTAGTCAAGGGAGATGTCCTAGTTGAGGTTACCACTGCCCTAATCGGCTCTCTACACTCAAGGTCAAGCAAGTCATCTGGCCTACCGCTGGACTCATGCTTGCACACAAATGATCCACTTCTCCCCATTCCCAGCCTTTCTCCATCCTGCAACTCACTTTGACTTAAACAACTCTTCTCCACTTTACTGCTAAAATTATACTTACCCCATTCAAAAGCTTGGCTTAAAAAATACTTCCTCAACAAAGCCCCAGCAAAAACAAAATCCTTAAGTAATATACATACTAAAGATTTAAACTTAATATGTGTGCTTTAAGaatgaatgttttatttccataaataCTAAAATAGCagtatttataaaacacattACAGAATATCATTTAAACCATCAACATATTTTTGCTACTTTTAAtctatgtaaaatttaaattttgttcattaaaatttttactgtgaaatatttttcagaataagacattaaaaatgaACTAAGACATTAAATCTTATAGCCAAGATATATAATAGCCCCAAGAGGGTATCTTAttttgctagaaaaaaaaaatggaggattGGGTAACTAATACAATTCCCCTGATTTCATAACctcccaattttaaaaacaattttaatgaaacaaacaCTTCCACTTTTTACATGGAGGATATTTTAATGGACCTTTACTTCTatggaacagcaagaagaaaaattacaaagattcAGTGCTGGTCCTTGCTCTGCCATAAATAGCTTTTTACATCAAGTTGAATTCTCCCTGGACTTCAGTTTTATTAGCTTCTAAATTGAAGACGTAGGGGAAAAACTAATCTCCAAACACCTTTAGTCACTAAAATCATAGGACTTAATcctttcaaaaatgaaagcataaaaatCAATGTCATAAAGACAAGTTTCTGTTAATAGACTAGTATTGCTTCTAAATTACAGTGACTTATGAACCTTAAACTACAGCTTTCAAAGCtctaatttaaaatgttgaagaCTCAGAGCTTTGAaagaatatttgtgtatatatttacatgttatattttaatgatcAAAATATAACATCATTTGTAAGGCAAACAATTAAACTCCTAGCAAAACAAACtgaggaaagacaaaaaaacacaaccaTGCCATCTAATCAGTAAGTTTTAAtatatcttaaaagaaaattgaataattagaaaatgtcaagagtttttttaaatgagactaaatatttcttaagtatGTATTCTGCTTTAAGATATTCCCAAATGAAAGTAATTTGGCCAAAATTAAATTATCAAATTGGGAGACtgaaaaaaaacttagaaactaTCATATTCAGGCAGATCATGCCGTAAGCGAATTGCTTTCAGCTTCTCCACTTCGATTTTTGCTTGTAGCAACTCTTCTTCTAGCTGCTGCCTTCTTTTCAATCCATCCCTCTTCTCCTGAACATACAATCCAAAATTtttttgattttctaaaattatctGATGCTCCTCTTTCAGCATTTGCAGAATCTGAGGGTCAGACCCTAATTGTGACCTAAAGTGTCCTCCATTCTCATGATGAAAAAAGTCATCTCTCCTTGGAAGAGAAGATGGAGACAATGTCATTCTCACATCAACAGAGGAAAGTGATGGCGACACAGATCTTTCCATAAGATGTACTAATTCATGTTCTTCTCTTTGCTCAAAAGTATAACTCTGTTCGGAATTTAAAACCAGTGGAGGGGGTTTAATGTCTTCTTCTTGCTTCACCTCCACTGTAATAGCAACTGGATGGTGATCCAACATTACTTGTAGAGAACTGGTACCAGCCTGTGCTTCCTCATCCAAGTTTGCACTACAGCACACAAAAAagcattataaaatgtaaatcatcAAATGAAAACAAGAGTATATTTATGCCATAGCTTCATGTTCAATATACATTAATCATCAAGCTTTAAagctatgaaaaaaattatgaaacaaaaaaatcttaaccatgccctggctggtgtgactcagtggactgagtgttggcccgggaaccaaagggtcacaggttcgattcctggtcagggcacatacctgggttgcaggccaagtccccatatggggacacatgagaggcaaccacacactgatgcttctctcctctttctccctcccttcccctctctctaaaaataaataaatatatatatatttttaatcttaaccCTTAGAATAACAAAAGTAAGTGGCTAAGTGGTCTTCcccattccctccttccttccctcacacACCAGCACCTTTCCCCATCCCCTTCTCAGGTGATTCTCTAGGTGTGTCCCATTTGCCTGactctttctcctaagctccatgGCCCTTCTTTTTTGCCTCTGTAATTTGTTTCCTCAGCCCGTTTCTTCTACAGCTTATTTCTTCAACctctgactttctaaataaactttccctTACAGTTTGTCTTGGCTCTGAATtgtttcttagccagaactcaggTACTGAGGTTGTCGAACAAAGTGCAGCCTAACTTGTTCCTAACACCTCCacttctctttgtttctatgagtttgtgtGGGTTTTGTGTTTGAgtgttttctaagattttattttttaaatttctttttagagagaggggaagaaagggagagggagagacacatagatatgtaagagatacatcaataagttgcctctcacacacctccaggtccacaacccaggcatgtgccttgactgggaatcaaaccaatgagtGACCTTTTAGATCACaagccagcacccaatccactgagccacaccaaccagggctgtttgagttgtttttttaattccacatataagtgaattcacatggcatttgtccttctctctctgacttatttcatttaacataatacccACCATACCTATCtttattgtcacaaatggcagaattaCTTTCTTTCTTATCCCGTATGTGTGTATACCATATAATcttcacttgttgtttgtttttgtttgtttgtttgtt
This DNA window, taken from Phyllostomus discolor isolate MPI-MPIP mPhyDis1 chromosome 7, mPhyDis1.pri.v3, whole genome shotgun sequence, encodes the following:
- the LOC114514720 gene encoding fibrinogen silencer-binding protein codes for the protein MVGKARSSNFTLSEKLDLLKLVKPYVKILEEHTNKHSVIVEKNRCWDIIAVNYNAIGVDRPPRTAQGLRTLYKRLKEYAKQELLQQKDTQSDFKSNISEPTKKVMEMIPQISSFCLVRDRNHIQSANLDEEAQAGTSSLQVMLDHHPVAITVEVKQEEDIKPPPLVLNSEQSYTFEQREEHELVHLMERSVSPSLSSVDVRMTLSPSSLPRRDDFFHHENGGHFRSQLGSDPQILQMLKEEHQIILENQKNFGLYVQEKRDGLKRRQQLEEELLQAKIEVEKLKAIRLRHDLPEYDSF